The genomic region GCTTGTCCTTCATTTGCTTTGCCCCCTCATCTGAAGCCCAAAGAGCTTGATAAAGCCCTCCGCGTCCTTCTGGTCGTATATCTTGTCTTCTTCAAAGGTTGCCAGGTCTTTTTTGTAAAGCGAATAAGGCGATTTTCGTCCCGCAACAGAACAGCTGCCCTTATACAGCTTGAGCCTGACTGTCCCGGTCACGCGCTGCTGGGTCTTTTCGACAAAGGCATCAAGGGCCTTTTTGAGCGGGCAGAACCACTGGCCGTTGTAGACCAGTTCCGCGTATTTCTTGGACACTATTTCCTTATAGTGAGAGGTTTCTTTGTCAAGGGTTATGGATTCCAGCGCCCTGTGCGCGGCATACAGGATGGTTCCTCCGGGAGTTTCATAAACCCCGCGCGACTTTATGCCCACAAGTCGGTTCTCGACAATATCGACCCTGCCTATACCGTTGCATCCGCCGATCCTATTAAGGTGTTCTATCAGCGCCGCGGGAGCCATCTTTTTGCCGTTAACGCTGACAGGCTCTCCTTTGCTAAAGCCTATCTCAACATATGACGGCCTGTTGGGGGCTTTTTCCGGAGAAGCCGTAAGAATGAACATGCCCTCGTCCGGTTCATTGTAGGGATCTTCCAGTATCCCGCCCTCGTAGCTTATGTGCCACAGGTTCCTGTCCATGGAATAAGGTTTTCCCTTGGCAAATTTGAGCGGAATGCCGTTGTCTTTGGCATACTGCAGCTCTTCTTCCCGGGACTTTAGTTCCCACTCCCTCCAGGGGGCTATTATCCTTAGTTCCGGGGCCAGCGCCATGAATGTGAGTTCAAACCTTACCTGGTCGTTGCCTTTGCCGGTAGCCCCGTGTACAACTGCCTCGGCCTTTTCCTTTTTGGCTATCTCCACCTGCTTTTTGGCTATCAAAGGACGCGCTATAGAGGTGCCCATCAGGTACTCGCCTTCATAAACCGCTCCGGCCTTGAGCATCTTAAAGATGTATTCACTTGCAAATTCGGAGCGCAGGTCCTCTATATAGATCTTCGAAGCCCCTGTCTTCAGAGCTTTTTGCTTCAATCCTTTTAGTTCTTCCGCCTGACCCACATCCGCCGCAAAGCAGACCACCTCGCAGCCGTAATTATCCTTGAGCCACTTTATCATTATCGAGGTATCCAGGCCGCCTGAATAGGCAAGGACTACTTTATTTATTTTATCTCCCATAATAGATCTCCTAATCT from Candidatus Margulisiibacteriota bacterium harbors:
- a CDS encoding argininosuccinate synthase gives rise to the protein MGDKINKVVLAYSGGLDTSIMIKWLKDNYGCEVVCFAADVGQAEELKGLKQKALKTGASKIYIEDLRSEFASEYIFKMLKAGAVYEGEYLMGTSIARPLIAKKQVEIAKKEKAEAVVHGATGKGNDQVRFELTFMALAPELRIIAPWREWELKSREEELQYAKDNGIPLKFAKGKPYSMDRNLWHISYEGGILEDPYNEPDEGMFILTASPEKAPNRPSYVEIGFSKGEPVSVNGKKMAPAALIEHLNRIGGCNGIGRVDIVENRLVGIKSRGVYETPGGTILYAAHRALESITLDKETSHYKEIVSKKYAELVYNGQWFCPLKKALDAFVEKTQQRVTGTVRLKLYKGSCSVAGRKSPYSLYKKDLATFEEDKIYDQKDAEGFIKLFGLQMRGQSK